In Aedes albopictus strain Foshan chromosome 3, AalbF5, whole genome shotgun sequence, the genomic window AAGGACCTCGTTCAACAAGGTGTGCTGACCGTAATCTATTGCCCCTCTGAGCATATGGTTGCGGACATGCTCACCAAGCCGTTGAATAAAATTAAGTTGACGCAGCATCGATCCACGGCTGGTGTACTTCCTGGGCgtttcgaggaggagtgttgagatACCGaaacagctcaatcgaagcaatcGGTTGAAATTCAAATGTAAAATATAGAATCGCAGCAACCTGTAAATATAGAATAATAAAAATTTTCATTCCACTGTTACTACTCGAAGAAGCAAGTTCTTTTCTTTCAAGCTCTGCTAACATTTTTGCCGAGACCGATTAGCACCAAGAGGGCCACAAGACACAATTCCATCCGTGAATACCAAGTAGCGTTTCCGTTTCTCGTTCAAGCATAAATAATACATGCGAATAACTTGTCTCATGTGGCATTTCCTAAAATAAGAATTAAATTTATTAGTACCTAATAACCTGAAATAACGCAATTTGGAAGAAAAAGTGAAAAACCCAGCCTTGACAGCAAACAACAAAACGGTTATTATTAGAAACCAAAGCTtgctgagaatatttttttctattctcAGTTCAGTGTTTTGGGCACAGTTCTTGTCAAACtttttatggcatccgccattatggcgagcgtggaaagctggattgtGTGACCGCGaaaaatatttttacaaaaaacttgaaaaactatttttttcaggGGACCGCGGGCCAACGGTCCGTTAAATTTACATCGATTTTGTTTTTCTCATTCCACTCAGAAACTCATCGGAAAAATACGAATACGGTTGGATCGTGGGTGCCGGGAATCATCAATTCAGCATTGCGATGTTGACTTTGAAGTTGAAAAGGCGTCGcaggtcagaaaattcactctctaaaatgggacaactcaaaaatgagtaaattgcatttccagcgagcTATCGCtagctggcccaagtgcgaaaatcttagGTTTTTCGCAGAAGCACGcaagaattttaaattttaatacgctcatttttgtgtgaatctttctcagattttttttatttacggtCAGAAAAATCACACAAAACAGCTGAACAGCTGAAAAAATTTTTGCATTTGCATTTGCGCTGGAAAAGCGATAGCGCTGgctcaagtgcaaaaatccaactggccGTAATAGGAAGCAAGCAGCTGCGCctatgctaaagtgccggtagtggcgcttttctgataaatgcggtaaacgtgataacagtgtaaacaagcagaaaagtttgcgctacggaatcatagacggcgctcgtgttccatgtgtttttcacatatacagcggcgccgcctggcacctatccactcgaaacatcatgcgctacacgggtgaaaaatgccagtcagaaaaaaagaagtaaacaacttgaaatttgtatggtgatgtaatcaattctctgttactgcaatgaatccagaagaaacgcgtagggataatgattttgtttctaatttgcaactttttgccccaagccacaaatcgctgcgatgcggaacaagtgcaagccagcgatttgtccatacaagaaaaatgattttacttttaatttggtggcgccatctctgagaaaagcaAGCTTTGATTTCCTACTATTCAACTtaacggcttaaactgatgagatatTGGCACTGGAAATGCAAATTACTCATTTTTTTagctgttttgtgtgaatttcctgACCGTGTGCGCTGGaaatacacgctaagaaaatgttactctaaaatgagtaagattcacacaaaactgagctaaactggaacagctcaaaaaatgagtaaattgcatttccagcgatagcgctggcccaagtgcaaaaatccaactggtttaagccgtataatattcttcgcatcatcaagaatattatacggcttaaactgatgagattttcgcacttgggccagcgctatcgctgggaaaaaaatttactcaattttgagttgtcccactttagctcgaaaatgagtgaattttctgaccgtgtagaaTTTACTCATTTTAAGAGTAGCGTGTTGCGTTTGTTTGGCGGCTCGCGATTCTATTAAATCTGCCAATAGATGGTGCTATCATCGAGTAACGGTCGATCAGCATATTCTCAAAGGTGGCGCCACAACCACTAGAAAATAATTAAAATCTACTATATCGACAAATTCCATCATCAAAGGAATCTAGCGACATCTGGCATTTCGCCACAAAACCACACGCTTAGAAATCTTTCACACACACGGTcaggaaattcacacaaaactgcacggaaagatcgatgtacacagagcaaggagtaactttcacgcagcgatcgaaaagacaaaagatttcatgcaaacttgtgtgaaatttcacgcaaatttgtgtaacaccggatcagcacattttttgtgctgatccagtcgtacgcaaatatttatgagtgaaaaatcctttgtcttttcgcaagttactcattcgctgtgtactttcgttttagggtgtgagctaaactggaacagctcaaaaaatcaGAGGGTTgtgcaagacacaaccgcatgacgtaaactacgtaaagcagctTGTTGTGAATCTTAAAGAACTTTTGTTTGCTGTTTTATTGAACAAATCATATTACAATTTGTCAAGATCAACTACCGTTTCAACTTCAATTCAACTTCAATTTGACTTTTTGTcagccaacccccccccccccccttcaaaaatttttaccaGGATTTTgcatatcaaaatatcgggtctagctagaaattctttaacaaatccgatgagtttttaatatttttcagattaaaactTTTATcctcccccccctcgaccaggccaagagtggtgggacaaaaagtgcaataaatatttgtaacggccttatgatGGCCCTGAAAAGGGATGTTTTGTTTGCCTGAGGGTTGCTTGCTCAAAACTCTAATACCGACAAAATCGGTCGATGGtggtattatgcttttggtcgaaatacaaagtgaccgaacatgcgaaaattgatttttaacctacttagtaatgtcgcaactcaatttgtattagtgcatattgttgctcttaattagcttaatgatgcgcaacagaaaaaatagagtCAAATTTACTTTGCAGctgcatgtgcttctagcgacgactttgatttggtggtgcgacgataatattggCACGAACCTTAGCTTCTGCTCTGCATTATATTATTGAACTTTTTCAAATCGAATCTTGAATATTCAGCCGCcaacttggattttggaccgccatcttggatatgctgGTCTCCGTTTTGGACTTCCGACATCTTTCTCgcaccaaatatatccatattgcatggtttcagggcctaaaactacattaaatagccgccatattggatattagaccgccatcttagatattctggttgccatttttggactccggacatcttctccataccaaacatacccatgTTGCGTGGTTTTagggccttaaactccattaaacaaccgccatcttgaatgttaagccgtcatcttggattctgaaccgccatcttggatattctgaccgtcatttttgaactctggacacctttcccacaccaaatatactcatattgcatggtttagggcctaaaactccttcAAACGCTGCTAATCTTTAATttcgagccgccatcttggattttagaccgccaacttggatattctggtcgccacgtttggactccggacttctccataccaaacgagataccaaatatacccataaaggatgatacggtcaaaatttggtcgcacaatttgtttcataacttgagactgcctacaccaaaacagctgattttttgaccagtaattttacattatatgtagcttataccataaatcctgaaaactgcaattttaaaatgttgtacaaagaggattaaaaaataaggaacacatttttactcttttatttatagaaccagaaatactgaaccaatttcaatgaaaatttttctgtatgtaaagtatacatatcaaaatgttgtgtaaaaatatcattcaatttgatccagcctttaccaagttatatttgtttaggtggtcaaattttgtcaaattgtgtcaagttaagtcaaattttggtcacacatttttttttcataactttagactgcgtacaccaaaccagctgatttttggatcagtaatggtccaTTATGTAGCTGgtacataaaattttcatcaaaataggtctagtatttgcggagatattgttgaaccctgagatctgtaattttaatattttttttcacaaataagaacacatttttactgttttatttatagagtcagaaatacttaaccgatttcaatgaaaatttttctgtatgtgaagtatgcataatttcattcaatttgatccagccgttacaaagttatatttacttaagtggcacccggtcagtttttttttcatattcaaactgctacaactttgaaagtattcatacaaaatagctcaaaattttactacgaacatattttcataatagtattatcacagacaaacagacgtaacacttgcaaaatttccatcgaccacgcttttaacgatcattttaaatctttatggttgtgattttcacaaccagaggcgcgcgcatcgtttttctatacaTTTGACGTTTAACGcgagcgccttctgttgacgataatgcacaacacagtgattcgtgcaacttttccaccagatgatggtagtgtgaactgggcgatggatttccatgaaaatcgttcaaggtgttacgtctgtttgtctgtggtattaaactgtaaaattttgataaaaatcggagcagtatttgtAGTTCTGTTGCGGTGGACGGGACAGAAAGGATTTTCGGACGCCTTTTAGCACACCCGGTATTTCTGGGATAATGCTTTAAGCTGCGGAAGTGTATTTCAATAAGTTTTGGACATATTTTACGCATTATTTCAATAATTACTTACGTTTATAGTTCCTTTTAATCTGTTTCCCTAACTGTCTGTCTGTCCGCAATAGTTTTTTAGATATAGGTTTAAGCTGTTAAGGTAATAAGTagtttaaattatttttattacaATTATAAACTAGGTGTAGTTCTTAAGTACTTACTCTGAATCGAATTCAATAAATGCGAGAAAAAACGTATTTTACAATAAAGATAATTTCTGCCAAATCACGGTGCAATTCAATTCGTTTCTGATCGTCGTTTTGTTTTGATCACCTACCGTTGTCAGCTACATAGGCCGTAGCGAATATGGAAGGTAATCCACTTGATTGATCGGAGTAGTTGTAGTGTGCACGGTGGGCTTACTCGCGCACATTCCCCGACCCGTATTGCTGCTGGCCTTCTTCAGCTATACCACCCACAGCCACGTCCAGCACAGCTACCTTCGTAACCGGCCGCTGCAACACTCCATTCGTAGTTTGCACGTCCACCTTCCTAATTCTGCCATCGTTACCGGGATATACCTTGACTACCTTTCCACGAGTCCAGCTGTTCCGAACACCTTCTTCGACAACCACTACCAAATCTCCAATTTCTACCGGCTTGGTATCGTCGAACCACTTGGAGCGGCGACATATCGTGGGCAAGTAACCCTTGATCCATTTAATCCAGAACTGATCCAGCATGATCCGTATTTGGTTCCAATTAGTCCTTAGTGTTCGTCCGCCATCCGCTACCGGTTCCTGTGGTGGTTGAACTACACCGTTGGAGCTCAACAGTAGGAAGTGGTTCGGCGTAAGAGCTTCATCGTCTTCAGATCCCAACGGCACGAATGTCAAGGGCCGAGAGTTGATAATACCTTCCACTTCGGTTAATAGGGTCTGGAACGTCTCCTCATCCGGTGTTCTGCTGGTTGATAACGTCCGCAACGAAGTTTTCACCGTCCGTACCATACGCTCCCACACTCCACCCATATGGGGCGCAGCTGGAGGGTTGAAACGCCACTGGGTGTCTCGGTTTGTAAATGTTCCGGCTAATGTGTGGTTCAACGCTGCTATTTCTTCCCGTAACTCCCTGCTAGCTCCAACGAAATTCGTGCCTTGGTCACTATAGATCTCCTGCGGTGCTCCTCTCCTCGCGACAAACCGCCTAATCGCCAACTTGCACGACTCGCTAGACATGCTGCAGGCAACCTCCAGATGGACGGCCCGTATAGTTAGGCAGGTAATCAGTACCACCCATCTCTTCACGTTACTGCGACCGATGCGAATCAGAAAAGGCCCACAGTAGTCGATGCCAATATATGTGAATGGCCGCACGTACGGGGTCACTCTCGCAGCTGGAAGAGGTGCCATTCGCGGGGTCCGAGGTGCAGCACGATACACGGTACACCATGAGCAACGCTTGGCTATCTGCCGGACAAGGGTTCTTAAACTGGGAATGTGGAAGATCTGTCGAAGCTCGTTGATCACAGTTTCTCCGTAACCGTGTGCGTACCGCCGATGAAAATGTTCGACGAGCAGTCGAGTAACGTGGTGCTGCTTTGGGAGCACCACAGGATACTTGGATTCGTATGAAATCAATTTTGCTGCCTCAATCCGTCCTTCGATACGCAGAACACCGTTATCGTCGAGAAACACTGTCAGCTTGCGTAACGGGCTACTTTTCATCAACCTTTTGACTTCTCCTGGCAGTCGTTCCTTGTTTTTGAGTATCGTCAACACTTCTTCGGGATATTCTTCGTTCTGCACCAGCCGCCACAGCACGAGTTCAGCCTTCAACAGTTCCTTTCTTGACAGTCCAGTATCGGAAGATTCGGTTGCATGCTTTCGACGACAACGATCGATGAAGCGCAGTACGTATCCTACCGTTCGTAGCAGTCGTTGATATTTGGAGAAGCGTTGATAGTCAAATACTGGTACTAAAGATGCACGATGGTGAGCGTGGATTGGTCGAATTTCTTCTTGGGTGTTTGGTGGCGAATATTCCTGTTCTGGCCACCCTGATTCATCCTCATAAAGGAATTCCGGACCTGTAAACCATCGGCTGTCGGAGTGGAAGCTAGGTCCTTTACCCCACTTCGTTGCTTCATCTGCTACGTTACTCCGTGTTGGGACCCATCGCCATTCTTCCAGACTCGTCTCGCTAAGAATTTCGCTGACTCTGAAAGCTACGAATTGGCGGTATTTCCGCTGGTCCGAACGAAGCCAGGACTGCACTGTCTTTGAGTCACCCCATATCACACGACGACTTATCGGGAGTGAGTGGTTGTCCTGTACCGCCTTCATTAGTCGGACACCGATAACTGCGGCCTGCAATTCCAGGCGAGGCACCGACATTGGATTTAGAGGAGCTACCTTTGTTTTGGCAGACACGAGAGCGCATCGTATCTGTCCTCGATCGACAATCCGGAAATAAGCGGTGCACGCGTACGCTTCCTCACTTGCGTCGACGAAAACGTGCAGATCTAAGCACTCCAAACTGCGGGGATCGTATCCAGGGAAATAGCAGCGTGGAATCTTCACCTGGTTAAGGTTTTGCAGCACATCCACCCAACGCCGCCACTTGCTGaccaattcttctggaatttgctCGTCCCAGTTCACCTTTGCTCTCCAAATGTCCTGGATTAAACATTTTCCGTGCACCACAAACGCTGCAACAAGCCCGAGAGGATCGAAGATGCTCATTACCACTCTTAGCACTTGACGCTTTGTCGGAATGAATTCCTCCGCCAACAGTTGAAAAACTTCATCACGTAGTTTGAGAGTGAACGTGAATTCGTCTGGTTCTGGTAACCACGTCATTCCTAGTACTCGTTCGGAGCCGGTGGACTTTTCTGCAATGAAGCTCTTTGATACTTGTGATGCTTCTTCCCCGACCCGTCGAAGAGCTTGTTTAGAACTTGACAACCAATTTCGGATCTCGAAACCAGCACTTGCGTGAACCTCCTTCACCTCGAGCGCTATACGAGCCGCTTCCTCAACGGAATCCGAACTGTTGGCGTAGTCATCTACGTAGGTGTTCTCCACAATAGCTGCAGCCGCGTCCGGGTATACCTGCTTCCACTCTTCGGCGTTTCTATTCTTCACGTACTGGGCAGAGCATGGCGAACATGTTGACCCAAACGTTGCAACATCCATCACATATTCCTGCATGGGTTCCCTGGAACTGTCCCGCCACAAGAAACGCTGAGCTTGTCGGTCCTCCGGTCGAATCAATATCTGGTGGAACATTTCCTTTATGTCACCCGTAATGGCAACCTCTCGCTGACGGAAACGGAATAGCACGGATGGCAGCGAAATGAGTAGATCCGGCCCCTTCAGTAGCATGGAGTTCAATGATACGCCACCGGTTTTCGCCGCAGCGTCCCACACAACCCGGACTTTTCCGGGCTTGTTCGGGTTCTGAACCACTCCTAACGGTAAGTACCAGACTCTTCTGGGGTCACTGCGGCTGGCCTCTTCATCCGTAAGCTTATGGACGTAGCCCTTCGACTGATAATCGAGGATCTGCTGTCGGACATTTGCGTACAGCTCCGGTTTCTTGCACAAACTCCGCTCCAAGCAAGTCAGTCGCTTTTCAGCCATTAACCGGCTTTCAGGAAACTCAATGCAGTCGAACTTCCAGAGTAGTCCTGTTTGGAACCGCCCAGATGATGTCCGGATAGTTGTTTGCTCGAGAATCTCACGTGATCGCCGATCTTCTTCAGCTTCGATTTGTGGAACTAGCGCCACACCAACGTTTTCGATGGAGAAGAAGTTTTTCACTGCGTCATGTAGCTGTTCGTCGGATGAGCGAGCGCAAATGTGCAGAATACGATGTTCTGGTGTGCTCGAAAGTCCTTCTGCTTTGCCGTAGATGGTCCAACCTAGCCTTGTTTTTGCTGCAACTGGTTCGAAGTACTTCCCTTCTCGCTTCTTCAAAGTCAGCAGCAATTTAGCGTTGTCCACACCGATCAGAATACGGGGTGTAGCGGTAGGATAACTGTCTACGGGAAGACCTTTGAGATAATCGTATCTGCGTGCCATCTCTTCGTACTGCAAAGACTGCGGGGGAAGATCCAAACTTTCAACTGTCCGCACGTATTCCAGTGTGTGCTGTTGACTGTTCCCGGCCGCCGAGATTCCCAACTGTACGTTCTGCGAATCCTTTTCGATTCGTTTGATACTGCCGGTCCACTGCAAACACAGGGGTTCGGCCTCACCTTCAACGCCAAGTTCATCAGCCAACTCCTTTTCCATTAGTGTGTAGGAAGATCCATCGTCGAGGAATGCCAGCGTGGTGACTGACTTCTTTTTCCCGTAAAGGGTAACGGGAAGAATCCGGAACAGTACCGGACACGGAAGTTGACGATGAACGTTCACTGTTGCTGATGTTGTGGGTGTGACCTGGCTTCTCGCTGACGACACTGCTTCGATAGTCGGCGCCTGAGGGTTTCCCGGGTGCAGTAGCTTGTGATGGCGTGCTTCACAGTTGCTTACACCACACACCGTAGCCTTGCACGGCCACTTGCCGTGAGGAATCAGGCAGCGGCGGCAGAGGCTTAGCTGCTGGGCCGTCTTCCAACGATTCTCCAGGGACAAGCTCTTGAAACTATTGCACTCGCGCACTTTGTGTCCGTCCTTCTTGCACAGTAGACACGGCTTCGGTTGGCGCACTTCACTAGCACCAGCATCTTCCGTCTTGACGTCCCGCTGGACTTTCCGTTCCGGCTCCGATGTATGCGCGTTCACAAAACCCTTCTCTTTACCCTTGAGTTTCTCCTGCTTTCGCACCGGCTCTGCGTAGAATGTGACGTTGCTGGCAGCAGATAGAATTGTTGTCATGTACGCGCTAAACGTCCGCAAATCTGCTACCGGAATCTGTCGTTGGTACAAGGCCCAGTCCAGCTTGATATTGGCCGGCAACTTGTcaaccaattcctggagaagcgAAGGGTTTGAAAGATGGGCATCCATGCCCATGGACTGTAGCTGACTACACAGGTTCTGAACGACTAGTCCGAAGCTGATGAGGCTCTCCAACTTGTCCGCTTTCGGCGCCGGCGTTGAATACACTTTGTTCTTCAGGCACTTCACAATCAATTCCGGGCGACCGTAGAGTGTTTCCAAGGTTGACATGACTTGTGGCACTGATGACGGATGGTAGAGATGTCCCCGAACTGCCTCCTTCGCATTCCCTTTGAGACACCGTTGAAGACGCATGAGGTTCTCGTCATCGCTATATCCACACATACGCGTTGAGTTGTTGTAACTACTCACGAATAGCGGCCAGTCTATGGGATCGCCGGTGAACTCCGGTAGCTCCTTGGGCACCACGTGTCTTGCGGCGATTTGCTGTGAACTCGGTCCATACGCTGGGACTGGAAGATCACGAGCGGTTCTGCTTGACGGTAGTGGTGTGACGATCGGATTTGGAACACTCGATACACTCGCGACGAACGGGAAGGAAGGAGCACTAACCGAAAATGTCGGATACTGATTGAGAAGATTCGGTTGGTTTGGTGCGTATTGCCCCAACGAATGTCCGGTGGGAGCACCAGACGGAAAGCCGAATGCCGAATAGGAGGATGCACTGAACTTGGTTCGTGCTGCCGCGATGATTGACTGGCGGAAACTACCGGATAGAAACAGCCACCGGCATAGTTTGGAATCCCTAGCTCTGCGGCGTTTGACGAAACCATCGAGCCTCGATGAGGCAACGAATTTGAGTTCACTACAGTGTTCAGTATGTTTCCCTGTGCTACAAACCCCTGAGGAATACTAACATTTGGAGCCTGAGTCCTAACTGGGTAACTAAAGGGATAGTCTGCCTGTCTACCTAGTTCTCGGTCCGTTCGTAATAGAGCTTGCACGTTTGACATACCTGCACTTGTCGTAATACTTATGCTACTAGTCACTGCATCCAACTCGCTACTGCTGATCGCTGTGGGAAACGAATGGCGCTGACTAGATGTTTGATAAATGCTGGCCAACTGCTGCTTCAAATCTCGAATCTCTTGCTCTAAGTCCGCCCTAGACTTGTCGCCGGAGTGAGATGGAGATATGTCCATATCGAACACCATCGGCCCATCATGCTGTGTCGTCGTGGGGG contains:
- the LOC115256765 gene encoding uncharacterized protein LOC115256765 — its product is MVFDMDISPSHSGDKSRADLEQEIRDLKQQLASIYQTSSQRHSFPTAISSSELDAVTSSISITTSAARTKFSASSYSAFGFPSGAPTGHSLGQYAPNQPNLLNQYPTFSVSAPSFPFVASVSSVPNPIVTPLPSSRTARDLPVPAYGPSSQQIAARHVVPKELPEFTGDPIDWPLFVSSYNNSTRMCGYSDDENLMRLQRCLKGNAKEAVRGHLYHPSSVPQVMSTLETLYGRPELIVKCLKNKVYSTPAPKADKLESLISFGLVVQNLCSQLQSMGMDAHLSNPSLLQELVDKLPANIKLDWALYQRQIPVADLRTFSAYMTTILSAASNVTFYAEPVRKQEKLKGKEKGFVNAHTSEPERKVQRDVKTEDAGASEVRQPKPCLLCKKDGHKVRECNSFKSLSLENRWKTAQQLSLCRRCLIPHGKWPCKATVCGVSNCEARHHKLLHPGNPQAPTIEAVSSARSQVTPTTSATVNVHRQLPCPVLFRILPVTLYGKKKSVTTLAFLDDGSSYTLMEKELADELGVEGEAEPLCLQWTGSIKRIEKDSQNVQLGISAAGNSQQHTLEYVRTVESLDLPPQSLQYEEMARRYDYLKGLPVDSYPTATPRILIGVDNAKLLLTLKKREGKYFEPVAAKTRLGWTIYGKAEGLSSTPEHRILHICARSSDEQLHDAVKNFFSIENVGVALVPQIEAEEDRRSREILEQTTIRTSSGRFQTGLLWKFDCIEFPESRLMAEKRLTCLERSLCKKPELYANVRQQILDYQSKGYVHKLTDEEASRSDPRRVWYLPLGVVQNPNKPGKVRVVWDAAAKTGGVSLNSMLLKGPDLLISLPSVLFRFRQREVAITGDIKEMFHQILIRPEDRQAQRFLWRDSSREPMQEYVMDVATFGSTCSPCSAQYVKNRNAEEWKQVYPDAAAAIVENTYVDDYANSSDSVEEAARIALEVKEVHASAGFEIRNWLSSSKQALRRVGEEASQVSKSFIAEKSTGSERVLGMTWLPEPDEFTFTLKLRDEVFQLLAEEFIPTKRQVLRVVMSIFDPLGLVAAFVVHGKCLIQDIWRAKVNWDEQIPEELVSKWRRWVDVLQNLNQVKIPRCYFPGYDPRSLECLDLHVFVDASEEAYACTAYFRIVDRGQIRCALVSAKTKVAPLNPMSVPRLELQAAVIGVRLMKAVQDNHSLPISRRVIWGDSKTVQSWLRSDQRKYRQFVAFRVSEILSETSLEEWRWVPTRSNVADEATKWGKGPSFHSDSRWFTGPEFLYEDESGWPEQEYSPPNTQEEIRPIHAHHRASLVPVFDYQRFSKYQRLLRTVGYVLRFIDRCRRKHATESSDTGLSRKELLKAELVLWRLVQNEEYPEEVLTILKNKERLPGEVKRLMKSSPLRKLTVFLDDNGVLRIEGRIEAAKLISYESKYPVVLPKQHHVTRLLVEHFHRRYAHGYGETVINELRQIFHIPSLRTLVRQIAKRCSWCTVYRAAPRTPRMAPLPAARVTPYVRPFTYIGIDYCGPFLIRIGRSNVKRWVVLITCLTIRAVHLEVACSMSSESCKLAIRRFVARRGAPQEIYSDQGTNFVGASRELREEIAALNHTLAGTFTNRDTQWRFNPPAAPHMGGVWERMVRTVKTSLRTLSTSRTPDEETFQTLLTEVEGIINSRPLTFVPLGSEDDEALTPNHFLLLSSNGVVQPPQEPVADGGRTLRTNWNQIRIMLDQFWIKWIKGYLPTICRRSKWFDDTKPVEIGDLVVVVEEGVRNSWTRGKVVKVYPGNDGRIRKVDVQTTNGVLQRPVTKVAVLDVAVGGIAEEGQQQYGSGNVRE